The window AACTTTAGATCCCAGAAACAAGGGCACCAAATTTTGTTCGATCACCACTATCCATTCAAATGGGTGATCTGCgctacacacacacccacaccccccccccccccacacacacaccattatcaaaaagagaaaagacagagtTTACTTGTCCTTATAGGTATAGGTTCATTTTGCCTTGGATTGCAGCTATAGCTAAAATAACACCAGGTCCAAATAAgtgagagaaagagcaagaaataaacAGGAAGGACTTTGCTGgtgctccccccacccacactctGGCATAGGAGATTTGAAGAAGAGCCAGCAGTGAAATCACACCAACCACTAGTAGATGTGGTCCAATTAGTGTCATCTAATCAGATTAAGACTCTTTTTCCTTTGTGGTTGCATTTGTTTGCAATTGCTGCTATAAGAAAATGACACACATGTAGaagattaaacaacaaaaatatattaccaTAAAGTTCTTTAGGTCAGAAGTCCAATATAAGTCTCACCATGCTAAAACCAAGGTACCAGCAGTTCCTTGCTAGAGGTTCTAGGGGAGAAGCCTTTTCCTGCTCATTTGAGTTGGTAGGATCCCGTTACTCACAGTTGTAGGACAGAGATCCTGGTTTTCTATCTGGCTGCCAACTGCTCCCTCCTTCCAGAAGTCACCCACATTCCAAGACTCTCCCTCCATTTTTAACACCAGCAAGTGTAGGTCTAGTTTCTTTTACACTCACTCACTCTTGCTTCTTCTATCTTGTTTCTCTGATCCAACAAGAAGGAAGGGTTCCTCACTTTTAAGGACTTGTGCAATTAAATTGGGCCCACCTGTAAAATACAGGTTATTCTTCCTAAGGTCAGCTAATTAGCAACTTAATGTCATCTGCAACCTGACTTTCCTTTTGTTATTCAAAAATAGCACGTTCACAGTTTCCAGAAAATAGGATATGGACATCTTTGGAGGGCCATTATAATTCCTACCACAGGAGTGAAGATGGACATGcacattaacaaaaaaagaagtaaacataGAGGACCTTAAATTCTCTGCCTAAATTCTTTTCCCGTTATAATTTGAGAAAGCTCCTCAAAGTATCTGAGACTCAGCTTCTCTTCCTCTTATACCAAAATACTAATGCTTATCACAGTGACTATTGTTGGGGCCAAGGGTGTGTGAAGGGACGGTGTTGATTATGATAAACTGAGGAGGGAATGTCTCACCCAAAGGAATAcctccctaaccagtttggctcagtggatagagctttggcctgcagaccaggtttgattctggccaagggcatgtacctgggttgcgggcacatcccagtaggaggtgtgcaggaagcagctgattgatgtttctctctcattgatgtttctaactctctatccttctctcttcctctctgtaaaaaatcaataaaatatattttttaaaaaagaaatttaaataccAAAATGTTGTTAAAATATTCTACCTGACAAATGAGACACATCTGTAAGACTTATTTAGGCAAAACACTTTGAGGTATTTGACTCAACTCATAAGATTGCCATGAGGTCTAAGTGAAATGAATTTGTGTTCAATGCAGAGCATATAAAAGGTATTCCACCCACTTTGGTTTGCTTATGTTGAATAGGCTTTTGAGCATGAAAAGATCATTCATTACattcatattttcttaaattactgCCCATAGCATGCCATACTGTGGCCACCTGGGTTCCTTTTTGAATGCttccaaatatatttattcaaatatttggcCTGCAACATTTCTGCAATCTCTCATAAGCCCCATCAATCATATTCAATCATATCTATATTCATCCATGAAAAATGGCAAATATTCaaaatagctttttaaagaattcattaTTCTCTTTGTAAGTTCATTTTCTAATATCTTTCTAATCCTCTTTTCTTATTAGTATCACTGTAGATGCTAATGTCATATCATTTTGACAACATTGCTTATTCAATTCACCCTTATTTTCTAATGATtcataaaaggattttaaattgTGTATAGGCACATGTAATAagtgaaaggcgcaccgcccgcctctccgggcggtgcggggggaggagtctgaccgcctggctctgaaatccctccgcgcccgccgtagggcctggcctccccggagcggtcgagtctccggaccggctgcgcggtggccggcggcgggccgaggggtgggggcctggcggcgtccgaccacgggggaggtcatgggggcggaaggcctcaccgcctcactctttcctcccttcccccgtggtcggctccccgcttgcccgcgctgaggccgagggtccatgcggccctcggggcccagtcgggggggaccggggcctgcgtgggccgaccgccgggccccatgtggggggccatcctgccttgtggcgagttcgagcggcagcagcaggagccagacaaggactgcgccctccatcttgccttggggtctccatcttgggacaggaccatgtgcaccctccatcttgccttgggtcctccattttgggatggggccacgtgcttcctcacgggaagaagccgctgctagccacacccaggatttctctgaattaaccaatggtgatcaagggaagtgcacgccatcactatgaccacatcctgtaccgactcgcgcctggccaatcagccgggcccacagtgccctctcctgcccccactccacccccctttaaaaccccctgtcccatcaggcctcgctctctcggcctctggactttccgctgtgtcggtgggtctggtgaacggggagcgcaggccggcttgcataataaaggactctttgcttttgcatcggactgactggctccctgggggtcttgggaactttgaaatctgggcacaacattttgggggctcgtccgggattcccaggaccatcgagggacccgcaatccggagagtctgactgaccgcggcagGGGtaggtgtgttgtttgttttgtttgttgtgtgttttgttcagtgtgagctcatttctggaatctgtaattgcctgagagggtctaggtggacgcaccccaaaagaccacaggcgggggggagttggaagacgttccgcccccccaggagggatggatatgcccctcagagggatggatatgcccctcgcggaaagcaggtcgctcctgctagctagtttggtataaggccattgtctagcgttcgggtttggcttccatggaattggaagcctgttttggttctgcttccatggcgttggaagactgtattttcgggcccgtttgttgtttgtgtttgtgtctttttggttttattttgtggactcactggacggacattatgggacagactcaaactacccctttaagcattatggtcgatcatttcagagaggtaagggaaAGAGCCAGGGACCTCAGTGCAGAGGTTCGGAAAGACCGGTGGCAGACTTTTTGTTCCAGGGAGTGGCCAACTTTGGACGTTGGGTGGCCGCCGGAGGGGACTTTTGACCTCCCCACCATCCGCCGAGTCAGGGATGTCGTCTCCCGACTTAGGGGGGGACGTCCTGGTCAGCTTTCTTACATTGTTACTTGGCAGGACCTCGTGGAAGACCCGCCGtcttggctcaggcccttcctacctCCACGTCCTCCCGGGCCGAAGCCCATTCTTGCTTTGCAGAGAacggaaaaggaggagaaaaggaagactctCACCCAGCcttcggcccctcccctccctatccTGCAGGGGGGGACTGAAGAAGAACTAATCTTTCCTCCCCCATATAGCCCATGGAGGGACGATCCTTCCACgccgggagtggctgggggcggagttctgggagtggctgggggcggagttccgggagtggctgggggcggagttccgggagtggctgggggcggagttctgggagtggctgggggcggggttccgGGAGTGGCCTCGGTAGGAGGCCCGCCTCTCACCCGGCAAAGGGCTCAGCGGGAACTGTCTGCTGCAGCACCTGACTCCACTATCAAGACCCTGCCCTTACGGGCCGCTGGACCCCCGGATGCGGATGGCAACCAACCGTATCATTATTGGCCTTTTTCAACATCCGATCTCTATAACTGGAAGGCACAAAACCCCAAGTTTTCTGAGAAACCAGGGGGACTTATTGACTTGctagattctgttcttttcacccatcagcccacatgggacgactgtcagcagcttttacaggttctgttcacgacggaagagagagaaaggatcctcAATGAGGCCCGGAAAGTGGTTCCAGGCGTGGATGGAAACCCAACTGCCAACCAGGTCCAGAtagatgtctcttttcccttaactaggcctgaatgggatttcaacacggcagaaggtaaggagaggcttTCGGTCTATCGTCAGACCCTAATGAGAGGTCTCAGAATGGCTGCTAGAAAGCCAACTAATTTGGCCAAGGTGGGGAATGTTCAGCAGGAAAGGGAtgagtctccagctgccttttTAGAACGGATCATGGAGGCTTACCGTACCTACACCCCCATGAATCCAGAAGCTCCTGAAAACAAGGCAGCTGTGATCATAAGCTTTGTAAACCAGTCGGCCGCGGATATTAAAAGGAAACTACAAAAAGTAGATAGGTTGGGAGAGAAGAGTTTACAGGATTTACTGGCAGTGGCAGAGAAGGTGTACAATAACCGAGAGTCTCCAGAAGACAGGCAAGCTCGCGTCGTGGCTGCCTCTAGCAGTAGGCAAGCTCGGGACCTGGCTAGGGTCCTGCTGGCTACGACCATGGACTTCCCCAAGGAGCGAGACCGTCGCTTCCGACAGCTTGCAAGCAATAAAGGAAGAGGTAAGCAGACCACccaagaggggaggcgggggctaCGGAAGAATCAATGTAAGTTTTGCATGGACATAGGGCACTGGGCTCGAGAGTGTCCGAAGAAGGCCGGTGAGAAGGGAGACAGGACTGACCGAGTCAAGGTCTTAGAGCTGGGTGAACTGAGTGATTAGGGGAGTCAGGGTTcggaccccctccccgagcccaggataactctcaGAGTGGAGGGGACTCCTGTTAACTTCCTTGTTGACACCGGGGCACAACATTCGGTCCTCCGTACCCCGCAAGGAAAACTGGCGAATAAAAAGTCCTGGGTGCAAGGAGCAACTGGTATGagccagtattcatggactaCCCGAAGGACAGTAGATTTAGGATCAGGCCAGGTATCCCACTCTTTCATGGTAATACCGGAATGCCCCTACCCACTATTAGGACGGGACCTACTGACCAAAATTGGAGCTCAAATAACTTTCAGACAAGGGGGGCCTCAGGTCACCGATGAGGAGGGCCGCCCCATTCAGGTCCTGACCATGAGGCTAGAGGATGAATATCGCCTCTACCAGAAGACTTCCCTGGTGGAGGGCAGTATGGACAAATGGCTACAAGAATTCCCAACAGCatgggcagagacaggaggggtggggctggccgcccACAGGGCCCCAGTCCTAGTAGAACTAAAACCAGGAGAAGGTCCGGTAAGAATCAAGCAGTACCCTATGCCTCAGGAGGCACGGAAGGGGATTCAGCCTCATATCAGGAGACTGAAGAGCTTGGGGGTGTTAGTTCCCTGCCAGTCTGCATGGAACACTCCCCTACTGCCGGTTAAAAAGCCCCAGACAAACGACTACAGGCCAGTACAGGACCTccgagaagtaaataaaagagttatGGACATACACCCAACAGTCCCAAACCCGTACACTCTCTTGAGCTCCTTGGCACCCTCTAAAGTCTGGTACACGGTAttagatctgaaagatgccttcTTCAGTCTACCCCTAGCACCTCAAAGTCAGTCCCTGTTCGCCTTTGAGTGGCATGACCCAGAGGAGGGCTTCAGTGGACAGCTGACTTGGACACGCCTACCCCAGGGGTTCAAAAACTCACCCACCATCTTCGACGAGGCGCTGCACGAGGACCTGGGTGAGTACAGAAGGGAACACCCcaacctcaccctcctccagtaCGTAGATGACATCTTGATTGCTGCAGACACAGCCAAGGACTGTGAGCGGGGGACCCAAGATCTATTGGCCACCCTGGGGGCCTTAGGGTACCGGGCATCCGCGAGGAAGGCTCAGTTATGTCGAGAAAGGGTGAGTTACCTGGGATACATCCTGGAGGGCGGGCAGCGGCGGTTATCGGATGCCaggaaagagactgttttgaaaaTCCCTACTCCCACCTCCCGAAGAGAAGTAAGGGAATTCCTAGGATCGGCCGGCTACTGCCGCCTCTGGATACCGGGTTTTGCCGAAATCGCCAGGCCCCTATATGAAGCTACCAAAGAGGGAAAGGCGTTTGACTGGACTGAGAAAGATGAAGCTGCCTTTAGGCAGTTAAAGAAGGCCCTTCTaggtgccccagccctgggcctgccagatATTACAAAGCCCTTTCACCTCTTTGTGGATGAACACAAAGGGATAGCGAAAGGGGTCTTGACTCAAGCTTTAGGCCCCTGGAGCCGCCCAGTGGCTTATTTGTCCAAGAAGTTAGATCCTGTAGCTGCCGGCTGGCCACCATGCCTGAGAATTATCGCGGCAACAGCGCTCTTAGTCAAAGACGCCGACAAACTGACCCTGGGGCAGGAAATCTGGATTACAACCCCACATGCCATTGAGGGAGTCCTGAAGCAGCCTCCTGACAGATGGATGAGTAACGCTCGTATAACCCATTACCAGAGCCTCCTACTCAACCCTCCAAGAGTACGGTTCCACCCCAGTGCGGCCCTCAATCCCGCTACTTTGCTGCCCGACCCTGACTTAGATGCCCCACTACACGACTGTGCGGGAATCCTAGAGCAGGTGCATGGACTCCGGAAGGACTTGACCGACCAGCCCCTCCctgatgcagaggccacctggttcacgGATGGGAGCAGCTTCGTGCGGGACGGGTGCAGGTACGCGGGTGCAGCGGTGGTCACTGAAACGGACACTGTGTGGGCGGAGGCCCTGCCCTCCGGGACGTCAGCCCAGCGAGCAGAACTCATCGCCCTTACTAAGGCACTGACGCTGGGGGCTGGAAAGCGGCTTAACGTTTACACAGACAGCCGTTATGCATTTGCTACAGCTCATGTCCACGGAGCAATCTATCAGGAGAGAGGGCTGCTGACGGCAGAGGGacggacaataaaaaataagcaagagatTCTCGATCTGCTTGCAGCCTTATGGCTTCCTGCCAAGTTAGCCATAATCCACTGCCAAGGGCACCAGAAAGCTGATGACCCGGTAGCAAGAGGTAACCAAAAGGCTGACCAGGCTGCGAAGGCAGTAGCCCTTACCTCGGTCCCTACCATGGCCTTACAACTCCCAGACCCAGGGGACCCAGTCTTACCAGACCAGCCCAAGTACTCCCAGGAAGAATTGCAACGCATCAGAAAGCTCCCCAGAGCCCATGAAATAAAGGGATGGTGGCATACACCAGAAGGGGAACTCATACTACCAGACCGGCTCGGGGACACGGTATTAGAACATATGCACCGGTCTACTCACCTGGGGACCCGGAAAATGAAGGACTTAATTCGACATGCTGGGATCAAGATTCACCAGCAGGATACCAAGATAGATCAGGTTGTATCTGCCTGCAAGACCTGTCAACTCACAAACACAAGAGCTGGATCAAATGaaagagggaccaggctcagaggcaccaaaccGGGAGCACAATGGGAAGTCGACTTCACTGAAATTAAACCAGggaagtatggttataaatatcttttagtatttgtagataccttctctggctgggtagaggcatacccaaccaagcatgaaacagctcagacggtggccaagaagctgctcgaagacatcttacccagaaggcacatgaggacatttggccacgcctccgcgccatctacgaagccagcccaaccccaactcctcatcagcacagaccaggagattgggtctacgtcagaaggcaccgccgggagaccctagaaccACGTTGGAaaggtccctacactgtggtgctgaccacccccaccgctctcaaggtagatggcatcgcgacctgggtccaccacactcacgtgcggtcagcggatccatccatgacccggaaagacttcatcaccaaatggagcatcgatcgagatcaatgcaacccgctcaagctcaagctacggcgtgctcgacctgcctgatgccggtaacatggctcgcgatcactcctgtcaccaggagcccccacaatactgtgtaatacacgtagataatgcctgcatcttcatggacaaggctccaaagagacaaggacaatttatggggtcacatgtttagtagcagaagattcgGCTGCCTAAAGCAGCCatgatgtttcattgtattgatatgttatattaacctttgattcttttgcaggtttcgaatgtatgttggctgtcctggaagggagctgtgtggggtggcccccaaaagtaaagggtgtctagctggcaagggggcaggtgcccaactgggcaggaaagggtgcccatcaggttttggactctgttgagagacagctaacagctggcagcctatatactgccttgcaggcctgagtcaccatgcccatgtcaggggtagtaaagctaaaaaaaaaaaaaaaaaaaaaaaagaagcctgtttagaatagaaggttagGGGGATAGTTATGCATAggaagaaggttttatgccaacagttactgttttgttttaaatctatgaaaaggaagtagcaaggaaagtcagaaaatcttagagtagatcagtatgttcttctccttatgtaattcctccagaATCTGGCGAtatgtgaagggatttattccctcctgagaaggcacttaagcattctgtattgccaAAAGGAtcccaattgtctacagctgttgtctgagctctccgttcaagctgggtttatgaaaagctggtaccgtggatctgtctcttgcccagtgGCGTAAGCTGGGGCCTCTCTGTAGACGAAACCTGGACTCCCCAAgagatgtgatcaatgccgggaccccgccagcaggcgaggggaacccaaggcagttgctgggcatggaggccagagggacataggctatcaaggagacagaactgaacctcacatcaccctacttggcccagagatagctggtagtcaacgacgggtaagatcccacagggtgggacgacctaagacaggcacagctgggggccagtaggagaaaacttggggtgcaacaaaggtggggcacagatcctcacccccccccaatggtgcacgggcttgaacactcgccccttctgaggaaggtctcctgtccccgtggctgcttcttgcttcccatgcccagcccagaccaggaaccaaataacagaagagacttggtccagctgaaaatggtgcccagaaaaacggaggcttagttcaacagactctaaatttaaacctagcctaacaaacaggaatgcttgagcctcttcaaggcaaataatactaaatcttgatttgtttttttatgataaccatggaggaattctaagaagaaagatcctatttcaatagaagttattaaatctaaaatggtttctttcacttccaccggaccatttgttagccttatagggatagttcagttgatagttttggtggaatagaattgcagcccgtctcatgattgagccggaagttccaagacaaggggggaatgaaaggcgcaccgcccgcctctccgggcggtgcggggggaggagtctgaccgcctggctctgaaatccctccgcgcccgccgtagggcctggcctccccggagtggtcgagtctccggaccggctgcgcggtggccggcggcgggccgaggggtgggggcctggcggcgtccgaccacgggggaggtcatgggggcggaaggcctcaccgcctcactctttcctcccttcccccgtggtcggctccccgcttgcccgcgctgaggccgagggtccatgcggccctcggggcccagtcgggggggactggggcctgcgtgggccgaccgccgggccccatgtggggggccatcctgccttgtggcgagttcgagcggcagcagcaggagccagacaaggactgcgccctccatcttgccttggggtctccatcttgggacaggaccatgtgcaccctccatcttgccttgggtcctccattttgggatggggccacgtgcttcctcacgggaagaagccgctgctagccacacccaggatttctctgaattaaccaatggtgatcaagggaagtgcacgccatcactatgaccacatcctgtaccgactcgcgcctggccaatcagccgggcccacagtgccctctcctgcccccactccacccccctttaaaaccccctgtcccatcaggcctcgctctctcggccgctggactttccgctgtgtcggtgggtctggtgaacggggagcgcaggccggcttgcataataaaggactctttgcttttgcatcggactgactggctccctgggggtcttgggaactttgaaatctgggcacaacaataagcactattttttttctcatccagTTTCATAGACTATAGAGTTCATATAATCTCTGAGACATTAAGAAGTATTGCTACATGTGTGTTATCAGTTAATTTACATTCTCTTACAAATGTTACATGCTTTAAATATGTTAATGAATAAACTTCATGTAACATCTTTCTAGTAAAAATGAGTGTAAGCCAAAATATTGGATATAAACATGActataattttatatgaaaaatagcaTATTCCCCATTTTCAAATGTTCATCTTTGATCACAATAAGACAGAACAAACTAAGAAATTAGAGGAAGTAAACTGATTTCTCAAGATCCTTTGTGGTTTCATTAGCGATGTAGAAATAAAAGACAAGCTCTTAAATTAACTCCTCAGCCATCAGGGATACTGTGACATATTGTAATAGACTTTGAGattctcttgctctttctttattttctttttgcaatGTTAGAAATACTGTAACAAATTCTTTTTATGAGATTTATCTGTATCCTGTCAGACTTGTTAAATTTCAAGGAAGAAGTTCATTCAATAAAAGAGATATGAAACacagaaaaatactaaaaaacaaaaataaaaacaaaaacatattatgattaaaagaagaaattatgtCAAGGTTTAAGTTCATACTAAACTACTTTATATTTTCATCTGGCTAGGGGaactatatacttttattgtcaTATCCAAGACATATTTGGGCACCATTAATAATCACATTGGTATAGTAGGTAGAAATTTAGATTGCCCTGGTGAAATCTGGACATATGGACAATTTATGCCCTTTGTTGCTTCAAGGTATTTACAAATCCTATCAGTCTTTCAGAGTAGCTTATCCCACTATTATTAGTTTTCTCACCTAGTTATAGTCTTTGCATCTTTCCATAAcatactattttttctttatttttgttgttaatcctcactggagaatattttttttcccattgattccagagagagtgggaggagatacagagagagagagagacacatcaattggtttccccccacacctccctagactgactggggctgggcattgagcctgcagccaaggtacatgcccttgacaggaatcaaacctaagacccATTAGTCCACtggctatatccactgagccaaaacagccagGTCATAGCCTACCCACTATTTACAGACCAGGTGAGATGCCCTTAATGTGGTTCCATAGAGCACACAACAACATTTCTGTGACAGCATATGCCATCtactattttaataatttgttaTTCTAGCTACTCTACCAGACCACATGGAATATGAAAGTGTAGAGCTTTTAGTCTTGCTCACCATTAGTATCTCCATAGCAGATCATAATAGATCCAGCCTCGCATAATTATTAGTCAGCTGTAACGTAGTGGTTTCCTTTTTCTGGAGTGTGAATACATAGGTACTCCTAGAGTCCTATTAAATGGGTGATATTCAATCAGACACATATCTAACACCTCCCTCTGGAGTATGTAAAACAAGATATTTCTATCCATCTTGAACTCATTCATCTTGAACACCCTGAAAATAAGCCATTTTCAGACAGGAGAAAACTAGGATTGTTTGGCATTTCAGAATGATTCAAAAGCCTCATTTTCTCCACTTGTTAAGCAGTTCTCTCTACATTTCCTCAAGTCTGAGGGAACATCACTATGGAGAACCAGCTATTGTGTTGACTGGACAGAGCACATGTTTTATTTGGGTTCCTACTGCTGAAGAATGTTGAGTAAATGCCTAAACTCCATCCTCCCATCCTCATCCCAGGAATTTATGTAGATGTTGGGATGAATGATATAAATACTAATGggtatgactttttttttattatttaaacagTAAACATCTATAGGATTTCCAAGGAGAAGGTTTCAAATTTGGTCTGGAGTGAAACAAGATCAAGGGAGAAGGACAAGTCTGGTTTTAATTGTAGTTAGGAGGTGGGCCAGAGCGAAGGTTCCCTGAGCAGGTTGGGATATGTATGTGTATGGACTGAACTTCCCGTCAGCACCAAGGGAGGAAACATGCCATTTTCATTTCCTTACATGTTTGTTCAGCTGTGAAGTAAccggggaaggggaagggaggatcttGAAAGATGTTAGTAGTCAAACATGAAAAGTGGAATCTTGGTCTTTAATTACAGTAAACAAGGCTAGTTCTCTTCTCTAAAGTTTTTGGAGAATAGAATAATAATCTCACTGATAGACATACTCCAGCAATGCATCTACACAGCTTTCACAATGTATGCGATAAAATAGCTTCATATTCATTGACTTATTCAATCCTTACCATAATTCGGTGTCCTGACCACATCACAGCTAAGAAAATCCAAGTTCAGGAATGTGAAATTACATATACGAGGTTACACATATACAATTCAAGGAATGAACTGAGATGTAACTCAAGGCACTTAACTACCAAGTCATCTAGACATTTGCTTGTTCTGCTTACCCATAGGACCCATGTGAGCTAAAGACCTAAGTTTTCTCAGATTAGAACATCTGAGGACTCAATGTCTCCTACATCTCAGGGGAAGAAAGGTGTGAGTGAATTCAGTACCCTGGGCCAGTTCTGACCAGCACGCTAATGAAGCTGGAGGTCATTATATGAGGTGATTTGCCCATCTCTCTGTTCCAAGAAGCAAAATCGTTTCAAAACCTACTTTACTCAAGATACCATATGCAGCAGCATGAATCAaccaggagagcattatgctaagcaaaataagccagtcagagaaagataaatatcgtatgatctcactcctatgtggaatctaatgaccaacataaactgatgaacaaaaatagacccagagacatagacaCATCGAACAGATCGTCAAACCTcgaagggaaggcaggggaggatggaggggggtgtggggagagatcaaccgatGAACtcatatgcgtatatgcataacccaaggacacagacagtgggtggtgaaggcttggcgggggtggggggaggagtgggagagggcaatgggggggagggacatatgtaatactttcagcag is drawn from Myotis daubentonii chromosome 3, mMyoDau2.1, whole genome shotgun sequence and contains these coding sequences:
- the LOC132229742 gene encoding LOW QUALITY PROTEIN: uncharacterized protein LOC132229742 (The sequence of the model RefSeq protein was modified relative to this genomic sequence to represent the inferred CDS: substituted 1 base at 1 genomic stop codon), whose product is MVEQDLVEDPPSWLRPFLPPRPPGPKPILALQRTEKEEKRKTLTQPSAPPLPILQGGTEEELIFPPPYSPWRDDPSTPGVAGGGVLGVAGGGVPGVAGGGVPGVAGGGVLGVAGGGVPGVASVGGPPLTRQRAQRELSAAAPDSTIKTLPLRAAGPPDADGNQPYHYWPFSTSDLYNWKAQNPKFSEKPGGLIDLLDSVLFTHQPTWDDCQQLLQVLFTTEERERILNEARKVVPGVDGNPTANQVQIDVSFPLTRPEWDFNTAEGKERLSVYRQTLMRGLRMAARKPTNLAKVGNVQQERDESPAAFLERIMEAYRTYTPMNPEAPENKAAVIISFVNQSAADIKRKLQKVDRLGEKSLQDLLAVAEKVYNNRESPEDRQARVVAASSSRQARDLARVLLATTMDFPKERDRRFRQLASNKGRGKQTTQEGRRGLRKNQCKFCMDIGHWARECPKKAGEKGDRTDRVKVLELGELSDXGSQGSDPLPEPRITLRVEGTPVNFLVDTGAQHSVLRTPQGKLANKKSWVQGATGMSQYSWTTRRTVDLGSGQVSHSFMVIPECPYPLLGRDLLTKIGAQITFRQGGPQVTDEEGRPIQVLTMRLEDEYRLYQKTSLVEGSMDKWLQEFPTAWAETGGVGLAAHRAPVLVELKPGEGPVRIKQYPMPQEARKGIQPHIRRLKSLGVLVPCQSAWNTPLLPVKKPQTNDYRPVQDLREVNKRVMDIHPTVPNPYTLLSSLAPSKVWYTVLDLKDAFFSLPLAPQSQSLFAFEWHDPEEGFSGQLTWTRLPQGFKNSPTIFDEALHEDLGEYRREHPNLTLLQYVDDILIAADTAKDCERGTQDLLATLGALGYRASARKAQLCRERVSYLGYILEGGQRRLSDARKETVLKIPTPTSRREVREFLGSAGYCRLWIPGFAEIARPLYEATKEGKAFDWTEKDEAAFRQLKKALLGAPALGLPDITKPFHLFVDEHKGIAKGVLTQALGPWSRPVAYLSKKLDPVAAGWPPCLRIIAATALLVKDADKLTLGQEIWITTPHAIEGVLKQPPDRWMSNARITHYQSLLLNPPRVRFHPSAALNPATLLPDPDLDAPLHDCAGILEQVHGLRKDLTDQPLPDAEATWFTDGSSFVRDGCRYAGAAVVTETDTVWAEALPSGTSAQRAELIALTKALTLGAGKRLNVYTDSRYAFATAHVHGAIYQERGLLTAEGRTIKNKQEILDLLAALWLPAKLAIIHCQGHQKADDPVARGNQKADQAAKAVALTSVPTMALQLPDPGDPVLPDQPKYSQEELQRIRKLPRAHEIKGWWHTPEGELILPDRLGDTVLEHMHRSTHLGTRKMKDLIRHAGIKIHQQDTKIDQVVSACKTCQLTNTRAGSNERGTRLRGTKPGAQWEVDFTEIKPGKYGYKYLLVFVDTFSGWVEAYPTKHETAQTVAKKLLEDILPRRHMRTFGHASAPSTKPAQPQLLISTDQEIGSTSEGTAGRP